One window of the Candidatus Saccharibacteria bacterium genome contains the following:
- the pilM gene encoding type IV pilus assembly protein PilM — protein sequence MKNIDSVKEYFGLDIGNSSIKLVQLKSSHPKPELVTIGSTQTPDGLIASDTPESKREIAKLIVKLAKDSQVTSNNVIASLPNSIVSANIIRAPKLKKQELDQSIKFQAEKYIPIPIDQAKIDWADLGETPDGKEVEVLLVAAPLEKANKYLEILQLAGLELLALEINPLAHIRCFSSVKNSRYCIVDLGMSETGITIVDNHIPKLIRSVNIGIRNLVANLAENLNLPPDQANGYLWRLGIGQSQMQSQIFSSIQQQTDTVIQEISRSINFYNNQVGADTVKKLIFTGGGISVPGLVSYYSGNLKIPAEYGNPWQHVSYSPSRKQYIDKTVPTFATAVGLAMRNLIE from the coding sequence ATGAAAAACATAGACAGCGTAAAGGAATATTTCGGACTGGACATTGGTAACAGTAGTATTAAACTTGTCCAATTAAAGTCTAGCCATCCCAAGCCCGAACTAGTCACTATTGGTAGCACTCAGACTCCAGATGGACTAATAGCTAGTGATACTCCAGAGTCCAAAAGAGAAATAGCCAAACTGATTGTTAAGCTTGCCAAGGATAGTCAAGTCACCTCGAATAATGTGATAGCCTCATTGCCCAATTCTATAGTATCGGCAAATATTATTCGTGCTCCAAAACTCAAAAAGCAGGAGCTAGATCAGTCGATTAAGTTTCAGGCTGAAAAGTATATCCCAATACCGATTGACCAGGCAAAAATTGACTGGGCAGATCTAGGAGAAACACCTGACGGCAAGGAAGTAGAAGTTTTGCTGGTGGCAGCTCCACTCGAGAAGGCAAACAAATATTTAGAGATATTACAACTAGCTGGCCTGGAGTTGTTAGCACTTGAAATCAACCCATTGGCCCATATTCGTTGTTTTAGTAGTGTTAAGAATAGTCGATATTGCATAGTTGATCTCGGGATGAGTGAGACTGGAATTACCATAGTAGATAATCACATACCCAAGTTGATTAGATCAGTCAATATTGGTATTCGTAATCTTGTAGCTAATCTTGCTGAGAATCTTAATTTGCCGCCTGATCAAGCCAATGGCTATCTTTGGAGATTAGGGATTGGGCAGAGTCAGATGCAGAGTCAGATATTCTCAAGCATCCAGCAACAAACTGATACAGTGATCCAGGAAATCAGTAGATCAATCAACTTCTATAACAATCAAGTCGGTGCTGATACTGTCAAGAAGTTGATTTTTACCGGTGGGGGCATTAGTGTACCCGGATTGGTTAGTTATTATAGTGGTAATCTAAAAATCCCAGCAGAATATGGAAATCCTTGGCAACATGTTAGCTATAGTCCATCTCGTAAACAATATATCGATAAGACAGTCCCAACTTTTGCTACAGCGGTAGGTCTAGCTATGAGGAATCTGATCGAATGA